Proteins encoded by one window of Deinococcus radiodurans R1 = ATCC 13939 = DSM 20539:
- a CDS encoding universal stress protein codes for MTQPVSSVPGSSLSGAGFQRLLVGIDFSPSSLHALEVARTRFPGARLRLAHVTDARAVAAPDVVGGVTPIMPDPGLLQTLEDADSNRLSGLIRDGEESELLVGDPITGLLDAARAWGADLIVVGTHPQGALEHFFIGSSAEKLVGRSAVPVLCVPSGAHR; via the coding sequence ATGACCCAGCCCGTTTCTTCGGTTCCCGGCTCTTCCCTTTCCGGCGCAGGTTTTCAGCGACTGCTGGTCGGGATCGATTTCTCGCCCTCGTCGTTGCACGCCCTTGAAGTGGCGCGGACCCGCTTTCCCGGCGCGCGGCTGCGGCTCGCCCACGTGACCGACGCCCGCGCGGTGGCGGCTCCCGACGTGGTGGGCGGCGTCACGCCGATCATGCCCGACCCGGGGCTGCTGCAAACGCTCGAAGACGCCGATTCCAACCGGCTCTCGGGGCTGATCCGCGACGGTGAGGAAAGCGAGCTGCTCGTCGGCGATCCCATCACGGGGCTGCTCGACGCGGCCCGGGCGTGGGGCGCGGACCTGATCGTGGTCGGCACCCACCCGCAGGGCGCGCTGGAACACTTTTTCATCGGCAGCAGCGCCGAGAAGCTGGTGGGCCGCAGCGCGGTGCCGGTGCTGTGCGTGCCCTCGGGAGCACACAGATGA
- a CDS encoding L-lactate dehydrogenase, translating into MKVGVVGTGFVGSTAAFALVLRGSCSELVLVDRDEDRAQAEAEDIAHAAPVSHGTRVWHGGHSELADAQVVILTAGANQKPGESRLDLLEKNADIFRELVPQITRAAPDAVLLVTSNPVDLLTDLATQLAPGQPVIGSGTVLDSARFRHLMAQHAGVDGTHAHGYVLGEHGDSEVLAWSSAMVAGMPVADFMQAQNLPWNEQVRAKIDEGTRNAAASIIEGKRATYYGIGAALARITEAVLRDRRAVLTVSAPTPEYGVSLSLPRVVGRQGVLSTLHPKLTGDEQQKLEQSAGVLRGFKQQLGL; encoded by the coding sequence ATGAAAGTCGGCGTGGTCGGCACCGGCTTCGTCGGTTCGACGGCGGCCTTCGCGCTGGTGCTGCGCGGTAGTTGCAGCGAACTGGTGCTGGTCGACCGCGACGAGGACCGCGCCCAGGCCGAGGCCGAGGACATCGCCCACGCCGCCCCGGTCAGCCACGGCACCCGCGTCTGGCACGGGGGACACAGCGAGCTTGCCGACGCCCAGGTGGTGATTCTGACCGCCGGGGCCAACCAGAAACCGGGCGAAAGCCGCCTGGACCTGCTGGAAAAGAATGCCGACATCTTCCGCGAACTCGTGCCGCAGATTACCCGCGCCGCGCCGGACGCCGTCCTGCTGGTCACCAGCAACCCGGTGGACCTGCTGACCGATCTGGCGACGCAGCTCGCGCCGGGGCAACCGGTGATCGGTTCGGGAACCGTGCTCGACAGTGCGCGCTTTCGGCACCTGATGGCGCAGCATGCGGGGGTAGACGGCACGCACGCGCACGGCTATGTGCTGGGCGAACACGGCGACTCGGAAGTGCTGGCGTGGAGCAGCGCCATGGTCGCCGGAATGCCGGTGGCCGACTTCATGCAGGCCCAGAACCTCCCCTGGAACGAGCAGGTGCGCGCCAAAATCGATGAGGGCACCCGCAACGCCGCCGCCAGCATCATCGAGGGCAAGCGGGCCACCTACTACGGCATCGGCGCGGCGCTCGCCCGCATCACCGAGGCCGTGCTGCGTGACCGCCGCGCCGTCCTGACCGTCAGTGCGCCGACCCCCGAATACGGCGTGAGCCTCAGCCTGCCGCGTGTCGTGGGCCGTCAGGGGGTGCTGTCCACCCTGCACCCCAAGCTGACCGGCGACGAGCAACAGAAGCTGGAACAGAGTGCCGGGGTGCTGCGCGGCTTCAAGCAGCAGCTCGGCCTGTGA